The following are encoded together in the Thunnus maccoyii chromosome 18, fThuMac1.1, whole genome shotgun sequence genome:
- the si:ch211-278a6.1 gene encoding SRC kinase signaling inhibitor 1 isoform X8, whose protein sequence is MISTDDLEYPREYRTLGNSARRFSNVGLVHTSEHRHTVSAAQSLEALTNLHKADMERKRDAFMDHLKSKYQQQQQQQLQHPHHSPHHNPPSPSPSHASMRGTSERSAREQQQPNYWSFKSRSPRHSQSTQSGLADQAAKLSFASAESLETMSEADIPLGFNRMNRFRQSLPLSRSASQNKLRSPDEYSGVLFLQYGDETRRVHITHELSSLDTLHALIVHMFPQKLTAGMLKSPNTAILIKDEARNVFYELEDVRDIQDRSIIKIYRKEPIYASYPAAAHLANGDLRREMVYSSRDSSPTRRLNTLPSSTASASSGSPSRSRLSYSGGRPPSFAGSHPQHEQPRHPHHPSAGHGANAGLSPSPSAILERRDVKPDEEVSAKNMALMKNEGLYADPYSLMHEGRLSIASTQSLATIGDPFSFPVSTGLYRRGSVRSLSTYSAAALQGDLEDSLYKPGGSLYSDTYSSATLGMGFRMPPSSPQKIPDMQLRDRDSYSSSPSRASPVRQTFRKDSASSSVFVESPKSRPSSSSEPLCLTAGPGEGGRATPGFGSSLSGPDPDSSRDHRLERMEAMEKQIASLTGLVQSVLTRAPDSDSTCGLLRLCMMAGCPPDQGTEFSRPLPFSSSEKTETNSDGSATGTGRLKKKAHTPSAPLALMPPPPSNTTPVNSVGRLQMQLHLHGLQQNATDLRKQLTQLRKIQMDNQDSVRTLLKRTEAELNVRVADALRKQEDPLQRQRLLVEEERLKYLNEEELIIQQLHDLEKSVEEIQKESSVNHKLVTVQELEEKATVLRKLGETLTELKNQFPGLQSKMRVVLRVEVEAVKFLKEEPHRLDALLKRCKTITDTLATMRKQANEGVWKKQEDFSSPTSKHNEDLRKFADFDIPTSPPLTINDLGGGNSLSNWSPHSSLSRSHGNPSGPHKDNHPPVPHKGKALEELERRAAADKALSVEVRLAAERDWEEKRASLTQYSAQDINRLLQETQAELMKAIPDLEFAAKQIKPSSNTPSPQNPQTGVATPEHRVNKPQHNKISGKEGGSRRGSDELTVPRYRTEKPSKSPPPPPPRRSFPSSPGLTTRSGETLIPGKCIKKTESEETEGQKPHVKLRRTVSENPRPASTPPTLASGDKEEGEEEKIAAELELFERAPLRLALPSPLSLPVSPHTRKGAPPRRLDLWPSEAPGSESVCQFHLLPLRILSEIQQMTP, encoded by the exons AGCCGCAGTCCAAGGCATTCCCAGTCTACCCAGTCTGGGCTTGCCGACCAGGCCGCCAAGCTCTCCTTTGCCTCCGCTGAATCTTTGGAGACCATGTCAGAAGCCGACATCCCCCTCGGATTCAACCGGATGAACCGATTTCGCCAGAGCTTGCCACTGTCCCGCTCTGCCAGCCAGAATAAGCTACGATCTCCAG ATGAATATTCAG gcgTGCTGTTCCTGCAGTACGGGGATGAGACACGTCGGGTGCACATAACCCATGAGCTGAGCAGCCTGGACACGCTGCACGCCCTCATCGTGCACATGTTCCCTCAGAAGTTGACAGCAGGTATGCTGAAGTCACCCAACACGGCCATATTGATCAAGGATGAGGCGCGCAACGTCTTCTATGAGCTGGAGGACGTCCGGGACATCCAGGACCGCAGTATCATCAAGATTTACCGTAAAGAGCCCATCTACGCCTCCTACCCTGCTGCTGCACACCTGGCTAACGGAGACCTGAGG agggagatGGTGTACTCCTCTCGCGATTCCTCCCCAACTCGCCGTCTCAATACCCTCCCCTCCTCCACGGCCTCAGCATCCTCTGGCTCTCCATCCCGTTCACGTCTCTCCTACAGTGGGGGCCGTCCTCCATCCTTCGCCGGGTCCCACCCCCAGCATGAACAGCCGCGACATCCCCACCATCCCTCAGCCGGCCATGGCGCCAACGCAGGCCTGTCTCCCTCACCCAGCGCCATCCTGGAGCGCCGCGACGTCAAGCCTGACGAAGAGGTTTCTGCGAAAAACATGGCACTGATGAAGAACGAGGGGCTGTACGCAGATCCCTACAGCTTGATGCACGAGGGCCGCCTCAGCATTGCCTCCACGCAGTCGTTAGCTACCATCGGAGACCCCTTTAGCTTCCCCGTTTCCACTGGCCTGTACCGCCGGGGCTCTGTGCGATCCCTCAGCACATATTCAGCAGCTGCTCTTCAGGGGGACCTGGAGGACTCTCTCTACAAGCCTGGAGGTTCGCTCTACTCTGACACATATTCCTCAGCCACCCTGGGCATGGGTTTTCGCATGCCACCCTCATCCCCACAGAAAATCCCTGACATGCAGCTGAGGGACAGGGACTCATATTCCAGCTCACCCAGCAGAGCCTCTCCGGTCAGACAGACCTTCCGCAAGGACTCggcctcctcctctgtgtttgtgGAGAGCCCAAAGTCAAGGCCTAGCTCCAGTTCAGAGCCTCTGTGTCTGACAGCTGGGCCTGGGGAGGGTGGCAGGGCCACGCCTGGTTTTGGTTCTTCATTATCTGGACCAGACCCTGACAGTAGCAG GGACCATCGTCTGGAGCGCATGGAGGCCATGGAGAAGCAAATAGCCAGCCTGACTGGCCTAGTCCAGAGTGTACTGACCAGAGCACCAGACAGTGATAGCAC ATGCGGCCTGCTGCGTCTCTGCATGATGGCGGGCTGCCCTCCGGACCAAGGGACGGAGTTCTCACGGCCATTACCTTTCTCTTCCAGCGAGAAGACCGAAACCAACAGCGACGGCTCCGCCACTGGAA CTGGACGGCTGAAGAAGAAAG CTCATACACCGTCGGCACCTCTAGCTCTCATGCCGCCGCCACCTTCTAACACGACCCCGGTGAACAGCGTCGGCCGCTTGCAGATGCAGCTCCACCTGCACGGTCTGCAGCAAAACGCCACCGACCTGCGCAAACAGCTCACCCAGCTGCGCAAGATACAG atgGATAACCAGGACTCGGTGCGAACTCTGTTGAAGCGGACAGAAGCAGAGTTGAACGTGCGCGTGGCTGATGCTTTGAGGAAGCAGGAGGATCCTCTGCAGAGACAGCGCCTcctggtggaggaggagagactcAAGTACCTAAATGAGGAGGAACTGATCATCCAACAGCTCCA CGACCTGGAGAAGTCAGTGGAGGAGATCCAGAAGGAGTCGTCTGTCAACCACAAACTGGTGACAgtgcaggagctggaggagaaggcTACTGTTCTGAGAAAACTGGGAGAAACCCTCACAGAGCTGAAAA ATCAGTTCCCAGGCCTGCAGAGTAAGATGCGAGTGGTGCTCAGGGTGGAAGTGGAAGCCGTCAAATTCCTGAAAGAGGAGCCACACAGGCTCGATGCCCTGTTAAAACGCTGCAAGACTATAACAGACACCCTCGCAACCATGCGCAA GCAAGCAAATGAGGGCGTGTGGAAGAAGCAGGAGGACTTTTCTAGTCCTACATCAAAGCACAATGAGGATTTGCGAAAGTTTGCAGACTTTGACATCCCCACCAGTCCACCCCTCACCATCAATGACCTTGGTGGAGGAAACAGCCTGTCCAACTGGAGCCCTCACTCCAGCCTCAGCCGTAGCCATGGGAATCCATCCGGCCCGCACAAGGACAATCACCCACCTGTTCCCCACAAGGGCAAAGCCCTGGAGGAGCTGGAACGCCGTGCTGCTGCTGACAAAGCTTTGTCCGTGGAAGTCCGACTG GCAGCAGAACGGGACTGGGAGGAGAAGCGGGCCAGTTTGACCCAGTACAGCGCCCAGGACATCAACCGGCTGCTGCAGGAGACCCAGGCCGAGCTAATGAAGGCTATTCCAGACCTGGAGTTTGCTGCCAAACAGATCAAGCCCTCCTCCAACACACCATCCCCCCAGAACCCCCAGACTGGGGTGGCAACCCCAGAGCACCGTGTCAACAAGCCTCAGCACAACAAGATTTCTGGGAAAGAGGGAGGATCGAGGCGTGGCTCTG ACGAGCTTACAGTCCCTCGATATCGCACAGAGAAACCCTCCaagtctcctcctcctccaccacctagACGCAGTTTCCCATCTTCTCCAGGCCTGACCACCCGCAGTGGAGAGACCCTTATTCCCGGAAAATGCATAAAG AAGACTGAATCTGAAGAGACTGAAGGGCAGAAGCCTCATGTAAAACTGAGGAGGACAGTGTCTGAAAACCCTCGTCCTGCATCAACACCTCCCACACTAGCATCTGGGGAcaaggaagaaggagaggaggagaaaattgCTGCTGAATTGGAG CTATTTGAGAGAGCCCCGCTCAGGCTCGCTCTGCCCTCTCCCCTTTCCCTGCCTGTTAGCCCTCACACCAGGAAAGGCGCACCCCCCCGCAGACTGGACCTGTGGCCCTCTGAGGCCCCAGGCAGTGAG AGTGTTTGCCAGTTTCACCTACTGCCTCTGAGGATCCTGTCAGAGATACAGCAAATGACTCCGTAG
- the si:ch211-278a6.1 gene encoding SRC kinase signaling inhibitor 1 isoform X3, whose protein sequence is MISTDDLEYPREYRTLGNSARRFSNVGLVHTSEHRHTVSAAQSLEALTNLHKADMERKRDAFMDHLKSKYQQQQQQQLQHPHHSPHHNPPSPSPSHASMRGTSERSAREQQQPNYWSFKSRSPRHSQSTQSGLADQAAKLSFASAESLETMSEADIPLGFNRMNRFRQSLPLSRSASQNKLRSPGVLFLQYGDETRRVHITHELSSLDTLHALIVHMFPQKLTAGMLKSPNTAILIKDEARNVFYELEDVRDIQDRSIIKIYRKEPIYASYPAAAHLANGDLRREMVYSSRDSSPTRRLNTLPSSTASASSGSPSRSRLSYSGGRPPSFAGSHPQHEQPRHPHHPSAGHGANAGLSPSPSAILERRDVKPDEEVSAKNMALMKNEGLYADPYSLMHEGRLSIASTQSLATIGDPFSFPVSTGLYRRGSVRSLSTYSAAALQGDLEDSLYKPGGSLYSDTYSSATLGMGFRMPPSSPQKIPDMQLRDRDSYSSSPSRASPVRQTFRKDSASSSVFVESPKSRPSSSSEPLCLTAGPGEGGRATPGFGSSLSGPDPDSSRDHRLERMEAMEKQIASLTGLVQSVLTRAPDSDSTCGLLRLCMMAGCPPDQGTEFSRPLPFSSSEKTETNSDGSATGTGRLKKKAHTPSAPLALMPPPPSNTTPVNSVGRLQMQLHLHGLQQNATDLRKQLTQLRKIQMDNQDSVRTLLKRTEAELNVRVADALRKQEDPLQRQRLLVEEERLKYLNEEELIIQQLHDLEKSVEEIQKESSVNHKLVTVQELEEKATVLRKLGETLTELKNQFPGLQSKMRVVLRVEVEAVKFLKEEPHRLDALLKRCKTITDTLATMRKQANEGVWKKQEDFSSPTSKHNEDLRKFADFDIPTSPPLTINDLGGGNSLSNWSPHSSLSRSHGNPSGPHKDNHPPVPHKGKALEELERRAAADKALSVEVRLAAERDWEEKRASLTQYSAQDINRLLQETQAELMKAIPDLEFAAKQIKPSSNTPSPQNPQTGVATPEHRVNKPQHNKISGKEGGSRRGSDELTVPRYRTEKPSKSPPPPPPRRSFPSSPGLTTRSGETLIPGKCIKKTESEETEGQKPHVKLRRTVSENPRPASTPPTLASGDKEEGEEEKIAAELELFERAPLRLALPSPLSLPVSPHTRKGAPPRRLDLWPSEAPGSEGRRLSPVPHIVLTECLPVSPTASEDPVRDTANDSVEESPSHDWTGRDSFGSSAQRELRSQHCFEEDIEIKEELVLLLTELEVRVLSPLEAHELSRTMGGILQTLTISPHTKEVSDVQLSDRPLLVFFREEKTVREAYRLLYSLLELSKPVPKPRMKSSLHLGQQSSLVKVLRRGIETGERILTLQHNTEIKMTPEVQQSSVNTTPESSGSTRSVDSQAEQSERKAREDVRHSTYNRLNSLEETIRELENTLIEIGGHPTSEQFYTETISKSSPVQMTGSPTSETKKPPVPPKPSSVSPASIQGGNSSTVGKVLHSSAASKLKHLQQNSTDKYKSGKRDDFLKIQGQQQQ, encoded by the exons AGCCGCAGTCCAAGGCATTCCCAGTCTACCCAGTCTGGGCTTGCCGACCAGGCCGCCAAGCTCTCCTTTGCCTCCGCTGAATCTTTGGAGACCATGTCAGAAGCCGACATCCCCCTCGGATTCAACCGGATGAACCGATTTCGCCAGAGCTTGCCACTGTCCCGCTCTGCCAGCCAGAATAAGCTACGATCTCCAG gcgTGCTGTTCCTGCAGTACGGGGATGAGACACGTCGGGTGCACATAACCCATGAGCTGAGCAGCCTGGACACGCTGCACGCCCTCATCGTGCACATGTTCCCTCAGAAGTTGACAGCAGGTATGCTGAAGTCACCCAACACGGCCATATTGATCAAGGATGAGGCGCGCAACGTCTTCTATGAGCTGGAGGACGTCCGGGACATCCAGGACCGCAGTATCATCAAGATTTACCGTAAAGAGCCCATCTACGCCTCCTACCCTGCTGCTGCACACCTGGCTAACGGAGACCTGAGG agggagatGGTGTACTCCTCTCGCGATTCCTCCCCAACTCGCCGTCTCAATACCCTCCCCTCCTCCACGGCCTCAGCATCCTCTGGCTCTCCATCCCGTTCACGTCTCTCCTACAGTGGGGGCCGTCCTCCATCCTTCGCCGGGTCCCACCCCCAGCATGAACAGCCGCGACATCCCCACCATCCCTCAGCCGGCCATGGCGCCAACGCAGGCCTGTCTCCCTCACCCAGCGCCATCCTGGAGCGCCGCGACGTCAAGCCTGACGAAGAGGTTTCTGCGAAAAACATGGCACTGATGAAGAACGAGGGGCTGTACGCAGATCCCTACAGCTTGATGCACGAGGGCCGCCTCAGCATTGCCTCCACGCAGTCGTTAGCTACCATCGGAGACCCCTTTAGCTTCCCCGTTTCCACTGGCCTGTACCGCCGGGGCTCTGTGCGATCCCTCAGCACATATTCAGCAGCTGCTCTTCAGGGGGACCTGGAGGACTCTCTCTACAAGCCTGGAGGTTCGCTCTACTCTGACACATATTCCTCAGCCACCCTGGGCATGGGTTTTCGCATGCCACCCTCATCCCCACAGAAAATCCCTGACATGCAGCTGAGGGACAGGGACTCATATTCCAGCTCACCCAGCAGAGCCTCTCCGGTCAGACAGACCTTCCGCAAGGACTCggcctcctcctctgtgtttgtgGAGAGCCCAAAGTCAAGGCCTAGCTCCAGTTCAGAGCCTCTGTGTCTGACAGCTGGGCCTGGGGAGGGTGGCAGGGCCACGCCTGGTTTTGGTTCTTCATTATCTGGACCAGACCCTGACAGTAGCAG GGACCATCGTCTGGAGCGCATGGAGGCCATGGAGAAGCAAATAGCCAGCCTGACTGGCCTAGTCCAGAGTGTACTGACCAGAGCACCAGACAGTGATAGCAC ATGCGGCCTGCTGCGTCTCTGCATGATGGCGGGCTGCCCTCCGGACCAAGGGACGGAGTTCTCACGGCCATTACCTTTCTCTTCCAGCGAGAAGACCGAAACCAACAGCGACGGCTCCGCCACTGGAA CTGGACGGCTGAAGAAGAAAG CTCATACACCGTCGGCACCTCTAGCTCTCATGCCGCCGCCACCTTCTAACACGACCCCGGTGAACAGCGTCGGCCGCTTGCAGATGCAGCTCCACCTGCACGGTCTGCAGCAAAACGCCACCGACCTGCGCAAACAGCTCACCCAGCTGCGCAAGATACAG atgGATAACCAGGACTCGGTGCGAACTCTGTTGAAGCGGACAGAAGCAGAGTTGAACGTGCGCGTGGCTGATGCTTTGAGGAAGCAGGAGGATCCTCTGCAGAGACAGCGCCTcctggtggaggaggagagactcAAGTACCTAAATGAGGAGGAACTGATCATCCAACAGCTCCA CGACCTGGAGAAGTCAGTGGAGGAGATCCAGAAGGAGTCGTCTGTCAACCACAAACTGGTGACAgtgcaggagctggaggagaaggcTACTGTTCTGAGAAAACTGGGAGAAACCCTCACAGAGCTGAAAA ATCAGTTCCCAGGCCTGCAGAGTAAGATGCGAGTGGTGCTCAGGGTGGAAGTGGAAGCCGTCAAATTCCTGAAAGAGGAGCCACACAGGCTCGATGCCCTGTTAAAACGCTGCAAGACTATAACAGACACCCTCGCAACCATGCGCAA GCAAGCAAATGAGGGCGTGTGGAAGAAGCAGGAGGACTTTTCTAGTCCTACATCAAAGCACAATGAGGATTTGCGAAAGTTTGCAGACTTTGACATCCCCACCAGTCCACCCCTCACCATCAATGACCTTGGTGGAGGAAACAGCCTGTCCAACTGGAGCCCTCACTCCAGCCTCAGCCGTAGCCATGGGAATCCATCCGGCCCGCACAAGGACAATCACCCACCTGTTCCCCACAAGGGCAAAGCCCTGGAGGAGCTGGAACGCCGTGCTGCTGCTGACAAAGCTTTGTCCGTGGAAGTCCGACTG GCAGCAGAACGGGACTGGGAGGAGAAGCGGGCCAGTTTGACCCAGTACAGCGCCCAGGACATCAACCGGCTGCTGCAGGAGACCCAGGCCGAGCTAATGAAGGCTATTCCAGACCTGGAGTTTGCTGCCAAACAGATCAAGCCCTCCTCCAACACACCATCCCCCCAGAACCCCCAGACTGGGGTGGCAACCCCAGAGCACCGTGTCAACAAGCCTCAGCACAACAAGATTTCTGGGAAAGAGGGAGGATCGAGGCGTGGCTCTG ACGAGCTTACAGTCCCTCGATATCGCACAGAGAAACCCTCCaagtctcctcctcctccaccacctagACGCAGTTTCCCATCTTCTCCAGGCCTGACCACCCGCAGTGGAGAGACCCTTATTCCCGGAAAATGCATAAAG AAGACTGAATCTGAAGAGACTGAAGGGCAGAAGCCTCATGTAAAACTGAGGAGGACAGTGTCTGAAAACCCTCGTCCTGCATCAACACCTCCCACACTAGCATCTGGGGAcaaggaagaaggagaggaggagaaaattgCTGCTGAATTGGAG CTATTTGAGAGAGCCCCGCTCAGGCTCGCTCTGCCCTCTCCCCTTTCCCTGCCTGTTAGCCCTCACACCAGGAAAGGCGCACCCCCCCGCAGACTGGACCTGTGGCCCTCTGAGGCCCCAGGCAGTGAG GGAAGGCGCTTGTCTCCTGTCCCCCACATTGTGTTGACAGAGTGTTTGCCAGTTTCACCTACTGCCTCTGAGGATCCTGTCAGAGATACAGCAAATGACTCCGTAGAGGAGAGTCCATCACATGACTGGACTGGAAGGGATTCATTTGGAAGCTCTGCACAGCGAGAGTTGAGGTCTCAGCATTGTTTTGAGGAGGatatagaaataaaagaagagttGGTCCTGCTGTTGACAGAGCTGGAGGTGAGGGTGTTGTCTCCCCTTGAGGCCCACGAGCTCAGCAGGACTATGGGAGGGATTCTGCAGACTCTGACCATCTCACCACACACTAAAGAAGTCTCTGACGTCCAGCTGAGCGACAGGCCACTCCTAGTGTTTTTCAGGGAGGAAAAAACAGTCAGAGAGGCCTACAGGCTGCTGTATTCTCTTTTGGAGTTGTCTAAGCCGGTGCCCAAACCCAGAATGAAATCCTCCCTCCATCTGGGCCAGCAGAGCTCTCTGGTGAAGGTTCTGAGGAGAGGGATCGAGACAGGGGAGAGGATACTAACACTTCAGCACAACACTGAAATTAAGATGACTCCCGAGGTACAGCAGAGTTCAGTAAACACTACTCCCGAGTCCAGTGGATCAACTCGCTCTGTGGACAGTCAAGCCGAACAGAGCGAGAGGAAAGCAAGAGAAGATGTTCGACACAGCACCTACAACAGGCTAAATAGTTTGGAGGAGACCATTCGTGAGCTGGAGAACACCTTGATAGAGATCGGTGGCCATCCCACTTCGGAGCAGTTCTACACTGAGACAATCTCCAAAAGCTCTCCTGTACAGATGACTGGCAGTCCGACCTCAGAGACCAAGAAGCCTCCAGTCCCACCCAAGCCATCCTCTGTGAGCCCAGCATCGATCCAG GGAGGGAATAGTTCCACTGTTGGTAAGGTTCTCCACTCCTCAGCTGCCTCCAAACTGAAGCACCTGCAGCAGAACAGCACAGACAAGTATAAAAGTGGCAAAAGAGATGACTTCCTGAAGATCCAGGGCCAGCAGCAG